A window from Neodiprion fabricii isolate iyNeoFabr1 chromosome 2, iyNeoFabr1.1, whole genome shotgun sequence encodes these proteins:
- the LOC124175123 gene encoding 1-phosphatidylinositol 3-phosphate 5-kinase isoform X2 has product MNKNMNSPSKLTEFAPLSPEENQPVVASLFSKLFNFTKGSLSNDGSATSPNNDEQSSSGESESWKQSDSVEKTPDEDTSSVMNLPLDTIEGRSLPNVLKRISNIVALKSSNLQSYKDTQLRSYWMPDSVSKQCYECGERFTTFRRRHHCRVCGQIFCSRCCSEVIPGKIMGCTGDLRVCTYCCKVVLSYLQSSDMGADLTADLKALQEDLQVKYGNDIPQAAQRNVNDDTDPEIQVRRKTSVGYMEEKYALGCASTGYLSSEERTMALQNSASLRMIYEEIFRSSQAIILQTHRLRLRSYPNCCLGSELVDWMIAQNKAATRVQATAIGQAMLEAGFIECMLTENVFTDGPTIFKPLKPARVQTNSDFSADKRTTCDAQEPAWVKTIPQHDSTTDSESETKQPNSMFSTIGRMPSSSSSFYLDLNLEASTVTLKRPTSEELSVLSVDSIDNLVEKKEVNFTAHECNSGVPDELLKDTLHVQDYKEKNSWHKSNNLKTAFGESNAYNRLETAYKQHEDSLLKQLLNKEGLAQSWSETILPIAHQIVDQVRPNLNHDADDMDIRQYIQIKKVPGGNRNECGIISGLICSKNVAHRGMNAMIAHPKILLLQCGLTYQRVEGKLLSLEPVMLQENEYLGHTVARITALGPDIVLVHRSVSRLAQDRLKDCGVTLVLNVKLSILERVARCTGANIVNSVDAHIAGRYRLGTCQKFYLRNFPNENNGVKTLMFFEGCANSHLGSTILLRGGSQNELKKVKKVTLMMIFSAYSWRMEKSFLMDEFARPPSPKADAFLDENSPKNSVDNADESEDVLSIERNVDSIQINMFPENYSTANDISKNEFSKGDFVFDKDRDLPFEVSRKNDESETQDIDNPLFSPDTFKQGSTILKQDSDPYDTLKLFKSKSKSVASRDKNNETSSRYGSHSIEQIIRDSEQFATASEQNIATEPIKSNTKPHNASEINLINKEYKTDDVAMEMNYPKSDDEMSEKVKSKDKAACEEKRTYSKSVSDHSDPLHQYLNEENDVFNEANLTVQQLSVADLPLSNKFKKALDDTILSVSPYLTFSIPYLETEPGRNCTLRQFFPKEIYHSMQFTDKVEGVRSNSISAECGHQDNQMMNLRLKPPHAFVGTNITNSADSREVQTLLANFRACGSRIYPTNNVIMDMKPTVVPNDRNDQIAKRLDCLDPLTHQRLSVLFCSFSHSSNTTPAFCVNPWVVNMDLYGRNDIALGLFLERYCLTTEYMCPAQACRAQIAQHARRFTHEGGCVHIGLSKLGNEPFGQENTNRILMWSKCNKCKSVSPVVPMSDDTWSLSFAKYLELRFHGSIYIRRGSDSCQHSLHHDHCQYFSRNNMLAIFKYARVSQWEISLPPPLITINYDPKQHSNVIEEMKNVALKGDEVFSSIRDKLVTLAIDPESLNAMKQQLSKDQQYFKNKIEEIQLKLTSPTLENKKMEGRNAEKIVQSLMFRIEDGIVILKRLISEAVFGWNNRILEITAKKKDDKQRRFAERAMTTGSSNFIESEGFVIDDAAPETQLESPMSADYNAVDAVTAVQTDLQSDFVDNSDNEVVENSNPEDIVVIHESPKTHHRSYSDVLPLASDDIPDKKKKKKTILSQLLPSVPIINPIQCPLGSLEHHLLSLGSVVPIVVYESEPSSIIAYALDSLDYKHKLQELLRSTKGSELNPSPLYKRKFSDNKENASELTQSIESKRPQFATNYRRYS; this is encoded by the exons atgaacaaaaatatgaattcCCCGTCAAAATTGACGGAATTTGCTCCACTGAGTCCAGAAGAGAATCAGCCAGTCGTTGCATCTCTCTTCTCTAAGTTGTTCAACTTTACCAAAG GGTCGTTGTCCAATGATGGCTCGGCAACCTCTCCTAACAATGATGAACAAAGCTCTTCCGGAGAATCAGAATCATGGAAACAATCTGATAGTGTGGAAAAAACTCCAGATGAAGATACCTCGAGCGTTATGAATTTGCCACTGGACACTATTGAAGGACGTAGCCTGCCTAATGTTCTAAAGCGTATCAGTAACATTGTAGCGCTAAAAAGCAGT AATTTACAATCTTACAAGGATACGCAACTCAGGAGTTACTGGATGCCAGATAGCGTCAGTAAACAATGTTACGAGTGCGGTGAACGCTTCACAACTTTTCGTAGAAGACATCATTGCCGCGTATGTGGCCAAATCTTTTGTTCAAGATGTTGTTCTGAAGTGATTCCTGGAAAGATCATGGGTTGTACTG gTGACTTGCGAGTATGTACTTACTGTTGCAAAGTTGTTTTGTCCTATTTACAATCTTCCGACATGGGTGCTGACCTGACAGCAGATCTCAAAGCGTTACAAGAAGACTTACAAGTTAAGTATGGAAATGATATACCACAGGCAGCTCAGAGAAATGTCAATGATGACACAGACCCTGAGATCCAAGTCAGAAGAAAGACTAGCGTTGGATacatggaagaaaaatatgctTTGGGATG CGCTTCAACAGGATACTTGTCGTCCGAAGAACGAACTATGGCTTTACAAAACTCAGCGTCTCTGAGAATGATTTACGAAGAAATATTCCGTTCTAGTCAGGCTATCATATTACAAACTCACCGACTCAGGCTGCGGAGTTACCCTAATTGCTGTCTGGGTAGCGAGCTAGTTGATTGGATGATAGCTCAAAATAAAGCTGCAACTCG TGTCCAGGCAACAGCGATCGGTCAAGCGATGCTAGAAGCAGGATTTATAGAGTGTATGCTAACGGAGAATGTGTTCACGGATggtccaacaatattcaaaccaTTGAAACCAGCCAGAGTCCAAACGAATTCAGATTTCTCAGCAGACAAGCGAACAACTTGCGATGCACAAGAGCCTGCATGGGTGAAAACTATTCCTCAACACGATTCAACTACAg ATTCCGAAAGCGAAACCAAGCAACCGAACTCAATGTTTTCTACAATTGGCCGTATGCCATCATCCAGTTCAAGTTTTTACTTGGATTTAAATCTGGAAGCTTCGACGGTGACATTGAAACGTCCGACGTCTGAAGAATTAAGTGTACTTTCAGTTGATAGTATTGACaacttggttgaaaaaaaagaagtcaaTTTTACAGCACATGAATGTAACTCCGGTGTTCCAGACGAATTATTAAAGGATACACTTCATGTTCAGGactacaaagaaaaaaatagttggcataaatcaaataacttgaaaacTGCTTTCGGTGAAAGCAATGCTTACAATAGATTGGA AACTGCTTACAAACAACACGAAGATTCGTTACTCAAACAACTTTTGAACAAAGAAGGCTTGGCTCAAAGCTGGTCAGAAACAATCCTTCCTATAGCGCATCAAATTGTTGATCAAGTTAGGCCAAATCTCAACCATGACGCCGACGACATGGATATCAGACAGtacattcaaataaaaaaggtACCTGGTGGCAACAGAAATGAGTGCGGCATCATATCTGGCTTGATTTGTAGTAAGAATGTTGCTCATCGAGGCATGAACGCGATGATAGCCCATCCGAAAATTCTACTGCTACAATGTGGTTTGACATACCAACGTGTCGAAGGAAAATTACTGAGCTTAGAGCCAGTTATGTTACAG GAAAATGAATACCTAGGTCACACGGTTGCACGAATAACAGCACTGGGCCCAGACATTGTGTTGGTCCATCGATCTGTATCTAGATTAGCTCAAGATCGACTGAAAGACTGTGGTGTTACTTTGGTCTTGAACGTGAAGCTGAGTATCCTTGAAAGAGTGGCGCGATGTACCGGAGCAAATATTGTTAATAGCGTGGATGCCCATATAGCAGGGCGGTATCGTCTTGGAACGTGCCAAAAGTTCTACCTTAGGAATTTCCCAAACGAAAACA ATGGAGTGAAAACGTTAATGTTTTTTGAAGGGTGTGCAAATTCGCATTTAGGGTCTACTATATTATTGCGCGGAGGATCTCagaacgaattgaaaaaagttaaaaaggTGACATTGATGATGATCTTTTCTGCTTACTCGTGgcgaatggaaaaatcattccTCATGGACGAATTTGCCAGACCTCCATCGCCGAAAGCTGATGCATTTCTGGACGAAAATTCACCTAAGAATTCAGTCGATAATGCTGACGAATCGGAAGATGTGCTGAGTATAGAAAGAAATGTTGACAGTATTCAAATAAACATGTTCCCAGAGAACTATTCTACTGCAAATGATATTAgcaaaaacgaattttcaaaaggCGACTTTGTCTTTGATAAAGACAGAGATCTACCATTTGAAGTCAgtagaaaaaatgatgaaagtgAGACTCAAGATATTGACAATCCATTATTTAGTCCCGATACTTTCAAACAAGGTTCCACAATACTAAAACAAGATTCAGATCCATACGATActctgaaattattcaaatctaAATCGAAATCAGTTGCAtctcgtgataaaaataatgaaacttCCAGCAGGTATGGAAGCCATTCTATTGAACAAATTATAAGAGATTCTGAACAGTTTGCCACAGCAAGTGAACAAAATATAGCTACAGAGCCGATCAAAAGCAATACCAAACCTCATAATGCTAGCGAAATAAATCTGATAAACAAAGAATATAAAACTGATGATGTTGCAATGGAAATGAATTATCCTAAATCTGACGATGAAATGAGTGAAAAAGTCAAATCAAAAGATAAAGCGGCGTGCGAAGAAAAACGTACTTATAGTAAATCTGTCAGTGATCACAGCGATCCACTGCATCAGTATTTAAATGAAGAGAACGATGTTTTCAATGAAGCTAACTTAACCGTTCAGCAATTGAGCGTTGCTGATTTACCGTTATCCAATAAGTTCAAAAAAGCATTAGACGATACAATACTCAGCGTATCTCCATATTTAACATTTTCCATACCCTACCTAGAAACGGAACCAGGACGGAATTGTACACTCAgacaattttttcccaaagAAATATATCATTCCATGCAATTCACAGATAAAGTCGAAGGCGTTAGGTCAAACAGTATATCTGCGGAATGTGGGCATCAAGATAATCAAATGATGAATTTGAGATTGAAACCACCTCATGCTTTTGTTGGGACTAATATAACTAACAGTGCGGACAGCCGGGAAGTTCAAACACTTTTGGCTAACTTCCGAGCATGCGGAAGTCGAATATATCCTACAAATAATGTTATAATGGATATGAAACCAACTGTGGTGCCGAACGACAGAAATGATCAAATTGCCAAACGGCTCGACTGCCTGGATCCCTTGACACATCAGAGGTTATCCGTTTTGTTTTGCAGTTTTTCTCACAGCAGCAACACTACTCCAGCATTTTGCGTAAACCCTTGGGTAGTGAATATGGATTTGTATGGTAGAAACGACATTGCTTTGGGGCTTTTCCTCGAACGTTACTGTTTAACAACCGAATACATGTGTCCAGCACAAGCATGCAGGGCACAAATAGCTCAGCATGCTCGAAGATTCACTCACGAAGGAGGCTGTGTTCATATCGGTTTAAGCAAATTAGGGAACGAGCCGTTTGGCCAGGAAAACACCAATAGAATATTAATGTGGAGTAAATGTAACAAGTGTAAGAGTGTGTCGCCTGTTGTTCCCATGTCAGATGACACATGGTCATTGTCGTTTGCCAAGTATTTGGAACTAAGGTTTCATGGAAGCATTTACATCAGGCGGGGAAGTGATTCTTGTCAACATTCACTTCATCACGATCATTGTCAATACTTCAGCAGAAATAATATGCTGGCAATATTCAAATACGCACGAGTATCTCAATGGGAAATATCTTTACCGCCACCGCTAATAACAATTAATTACGATCCAAAGCAACACAGCAACGTCAtagaagagatgaaaaatgtgGCACTCAAAGGAGACGAGGTCTTTTCTAGCATTCGGGATAAGCTTGTTACCTTGGCTATCGACCCTGAAAGTTTGAATGCCATGAAACAGCAGCTATCGAAAGACCAGCAGtacttcaaaaataaaattgaagaaattcagTTGAAGCTAACATCACCAACATTAGAGAATAAGAAAATGGAGGGCAGAAATGCTGAGAAAATTGTACAGTCATTGATGTTTAGGATTGAAGATGGTATTGTGATTTTAAAAAGGCTAATATCCGAGGCAGTTTTTGGCTGGAATAACAGGATCCTAGAGATCACTGCCAAGAAAAAGGATGATAAGCAAAGGAGGTTCGCGGAACGAGCAATGACGACTGGGAGTAGCAATTTCATTGAATCGGAAGGATTCGTTATAGATGATGCAGCACCTGAAACACAACTTGAGAGTCCAATGTCAGCTGACTATAACGCTGTCGATGCAGTTACCGCAGTTCAAACTGATTTGCAAAGCGATTTTGTTGATAATTCAGATAATGAGGTAGTAGAAAACAGCAATCCCGAGGACATTGTAGTGATTCATGAATCCCCTAAAACTCATCATAGGTCGTATTCCGACGTGCTGCCATTGGCGTCGGACGATATACCggacaagaagaaaaagaagaaaacaatatTATCACAATTACTGCCGTCGGTCCCAATCATCAACCCTATACAGTGTCCGTTGGGTTCTCTTGAACATCATTTACTTTCATTAGG GTCAGTCGTACCGATCGTTGTATACGAGTCAGAACCTTCGTCCATAATAGCCTACGCACTTGATTCTCTTGACTATAAACATAAACTGCAAGAACTGTTACGATCTACAAAAGGCTCTGAGTTAAATCCGAGTCCGCTTTACAAGCGGAAATTCTCCGATAACAAGGAAAACGCATCTGAATTGACACAATCAATAGAATCAAAACGGCC ACAATTTGCCACAAACTACCGTCGCTACTCTTGA